A stretch of the Bacillus sp. FJAT-18017 genome encodes the following:
- the treP gene encoding PTS system trehalose-specific EIIBC component, whose protein sequence is MDLKKSASEIVDAVGGQDNIAAATHCVTRLRFALKDEGKVNKEQLENIDVVKGSFSANGQFQVVIGQGTVDKVYNEMTGQTGIAQGSKQDIKDAAESNLNPLQRAIKTLADIFIPILPAIVTAGLLLGINNILTGADIFYEGKSLVQVHPEWADFASIINLIAGTAFAFLPALVGWAAVTKFGGSPLLGIVLGLSLVHPDLLNAWGWGAAQQTGEIPTWNLFGLEIQKVGYQGQVLPVLVASYVLAKLEIWLRKKIPDAFHLLLVAPIALLVTGFLSFIVIGPVTFTVASWITDLFTGIFDFAPAIGGFVYGALYGPLVITGMHHTFLAVDLQLIGSTGTTFLWPILVMSNIAQGSAALAMMLLVDDKKLKSLSGTSAISAYLGITEPAMFGVNLRFRFAFISAMIGSAIAGAFITVNKTLAPSIGVGGLPGFLSIVPQKWAPFFIGMAIALVVPFVLTYFWGKGRARREVKVQETQL, encoded by the coding sequence ATGGATCTGAAAAAGTCAGCATCTGAGATTGTTGACGCAGTCGGCGGCCAAGACAATATTGCAGCCGCAACCCACTGTGTCACACGCCTGCGTTTCGCTTTGAAGGACGAAGGCAAAGTAAACAAAGAACAATTAGAAAACATCGACGTTGTCAAAGGGTCGTTCTCTGCAAATGGCCAGTTCCAGGTTGTAATCGGCCAGGGGACCGTCGATAAAGTATACAATGAAATGACAGGCCAAACGGGCATTGCCCAAGGAAGCAAGCAAGACATAAAAGATGCGGCAGAGTCTAATTTGAATCCACTCCAGCGCGCGATTAAAACGCTTGCGGACATCTTCATTCCGATTTTGCCAGCAATCGTTACTGCGGGTCTTTTGCTAGGTATCAACAATATCCTTACCGGCGCTGATATTTTCTACGAAGGCAAATCTTTAGTACAAGTTCATCCTGAGTGGGCTGACTTTGCGTCAATCATCAACCTGATTGCCGGAACAGCGTTCGCCTTCCTTCCAGCACTGGTTGGCTGGGCCGCGGTCACCAAGTTCGGCGGCAGTCCGCTGCTTGGTATTGTCCTTGGCCTTTCGCTTGTACACCCGGATCTCCTGAATGCATGGGGATGGGGCGCCGCACAGCAAACAGGCGAAATTCCTACTTGGAATCTCTTTGGCCTGGAAATCCAGAAAGTCGGTTATCAAGGCCAAGTATTGCCAGTCCTGGTGGCATCATATGTCTTGGCTAAACTTGAAATTTGGCTCCGCAAGAAAATTCCGGATGCGTTCCATCTTCTGCTCGTAGCACCAATCGCACTATTAGTTACTGGTTTCTTATCTTTCATTGTTATTGGGCCGGTTACATTTACAGTTGCTTCATGGATTACAGACCTGTTCACTGGAATTTTTGATTTCGCCCCAGCGATAGGCGGGTTTGTTTATGGAGCGCTATATGGCCCACTTGTTATAACAGGTATGCACCATACGTTCCTGGCTGTTGACCTGCAGCTGATTGGCAGTACAGGCACAACATTCCTGTGGCCAATCCTGGTTATGTCCAATATTGCCCAGGGTTCTGCGGCACTCGCAATGATGCTGCTAGTTGACGATAAAAAGCTGAAAAGCCTATCCGGTACATCAGCAATTTCCGCTTATCTTGGTATTACTGAACCGGCTATGTTCGGGGTAAACCTCCGCTTCCGCTTCGCATTTATTTCAGCGATGATCGGTTCTGCGATTGCTGGTGCTTTCATCACAGTCAACAAAACTCTTGCTCCATCAATCGGTGTAGGTGGTCTGCCAGGCTTCCTGTCGATCGTGCCGCAAAAATGGGCTCCGTTCTTTATTGGAATGGCCATTGCTTTAGTCGTGCCTTTCGTCCTTACCTACTTCTGGGGCAAAGGCCGCGCACGCCGCGAAGTAAAGGTACAGGAAACACAGCTTTAA
- the treC gene encoding alpha,alpha-phosphotrehalase: protein MNEPWWKRSVVYQIYPKSFKDSSGKGVGDIVGIIDKLDYLKQLGVDVIWLTPIYKSPQRDNGYDISDYFSIHEEYGTMDDFNRLLEEAHSRGLKIIMDIVVNHTSTEHPWFQEARKSKDNPYRDFYIWKDPVDGGPPTNWESKFGGNAWEYDENTGQYYLHLFDVTQADLNWENEKVRQEVYEMMTFWFEKGVDGYRLDVINLISKDQSYPNDDRGDGRRFYTDGPRVHEFMKEMNREAFSKYDSMTVGEMSSTSIDHCIQYSNPETLELSMTFNFHHLKVDYEGGDKWTLADFDFIALKQILSTWQVEMNKGGGWNALFWCNHDQPRIVSRYGDDGEYRVESAKMLATTIHMMQGTPYIYQGEEIGMTNPKFDSIDDYRDVESLNMYNILLSEGKTKEEVIKILKSKSRDNSRTPVQWDASENAGFTTGIPWIDVASNYKEINVEQALADCDSVFYHYQSLIALRKGYDIITHGDYELLLEDDPQLFAYVRRMGDEALLVVNNFYGKEGRFELPKGISFAGQDAHVLISNYKDTPMDYRSFNLRPYESLVFHIR from the coding sequence ATGAACGAACCTTGGTGGAAACGATCAGTCGTATACCAAATCTATCCGAAAAGCTTTAAAGACTCTTCTGGAAAAGGTGTCGGTGACATTGTTGGAATCATTGACAAGCTTGACTATTTGAAACAGCTTGGGGTTGATGTCATCTGGCTAACCCCGATTTACAAATCGCCACAAAGGGACAATGGCTACGACATCAGTGATTATTTTTCAATTCACGAAGAATATGGCACAATGGATGACTTTAATCGGCTCCTGGAAGAAGCCCATTCTCGCGGCTTAAAAATCATCATGGATATTGTTGTGAACCACACATCGACTGAGCATCCGTGGTTCCAGGAAGCGCGCAAGTCGAAGGACAACCCGTATCGGGACTTCTACATATGGAAGGATCCTGTCGACGGCGGCCCGCCAACAAATTGGGAATCGAAATTTGGGGGAAATGCCTGGGAGTATGATGAGAATACAGGCCAGTACTACTTGCATCTGTTTGACGTCACCCAGGCCGATTTGAATTGGGAAAACGAAAAGGTGCGCCAGGAAGTGTATGAAATGATGACATTCTGGTTTGAAAAAGGCGTAGATGGATACCGCCTTGATGTCATTAACTTGATTTCCAAAGACCAAAGCTACCCGAACGACGATAGAGGTGACGGACGCCGCTTTTACACAGACGGTCCTCGCGTCCATGAGTTTATGAAGGAAATGAACCGTGAGGCGTTCTCGAAGTACGATAGCATGACCGTCGGCGAAATGTCTTCAACATCGATAGACCACTGTATCCAATACAGCAATCCGGAAACCCTCGAGCTCAGCATGACTTTCAACTTCCACCACCTGAAGGTTGATTACGAGGGCGGGGACAAGTGGACACTTGCCGACTTTGACTTTATTGCCCTGAAACAAATCCTGTCCACCTGGCAGGTTGAAATGAATAAAGGTGGAGGCTGGAACGCGCTGTTTTGGTGCAACCATGACCAGCCGCGCATTGTTTCCCGTTATGGGGACGATGGCGAATACCGCGTCGAGTCCGCGAAAATGCTTGCGACAACAATCCATATGATGCAGGGAACCCCTTATATTTACCAGGGCGAAGAAATAGGGATGACCAACCCGAAATTCGATAGCATAGACGATTATCGTGATGTTGAGTCGCTTAACATGTACAACATTCTTTTATCAGAAGGAAAAACGAAAGAGGAAGTCATCAAGATTTTGAAAAGTAAGTCACGTGACAACTCGCGCACCCCGGTCCAGTGGGATGCGTCGGAAAATGCAGGATTTACGACTGGCATTCCCTGGATTGATGTGGCCAGCAACTATAAGGAAATTAACGTCGAGCAGGCGCTGGCCGATTGTGACTCCGTGTTTTACCACTACCAGTCACTTATTGCTCTGCGCAAAGGATACGACATCATCACTCATGGAGATTACGAGCTGCTTCTCGAAGACGACCCGCAACTCTTTGCATACGTTCGCCGGATGGGAGATGAGGCCCTGCTTGTCGTAAATAATTTTTACGGCAAGGAAGGAAGGTTTGAGCTGCCTAAAGGTATTAGCTTTGCTGGCCAGGATGCACATGTGTTGATTTCTAATTACAAGGATACCCCGATGGATTACCGCAGCTTTAATTTGCGGCCATATGAATCTCTAGTATTTCATATTCGGTAA
- the treR gene encoding trehalose operon repressor, with protein MVHNKYDNIYQELADQIESGKLKKNTKLPSENVLAEQYGTSRETIRKALNLLSQHGYIQKIKARGSIVLDIGRFEFPVSGLTSFKEVAEKVGQPFSTEVHELYIMKPDQFLQNELKIPSREEVWKVTRTRETGGERIILDKDFFIKKHVPGLTKEICENSIYEYIENVLKLKISFARKEITVEECTDEDRKYLDLNGTDHVVVVRNHVFLDNAILIEYTESRHRLDKFQFVDFARRSK; from the coding sequence ATGGTCCATAACAAGTATGACAATATTTATCAGGAACTTGCCGATCAGATCGAGTCAGGGAAACTGAAAAAGAACACGAAGCTTCCATCTGAAAATGTATTGGCAGAACAATATGGGACAAGCCGGGAAACCATTCGCAAGGCACTCAATCTTCTTTCCCAGCACGGCTACATCCAGAAAATTAAGGCAAGGGGTTCAATTGTCCTCGATATTGGCCGATTTGAATTCCCTGTTTCCGGGCTAACAAGTTTTAAGGAAGTGGCCGAAAAGGTTGGGCAGCCATTTTCGACAGAGGTACATGAACTTTATATAATGAAACCCGATCAGTTTTTGCAAAATGAACTGAAAATCCCTTCCCGTGAAGAAGTCTGGAAGGTCACAAGGACCCGGGAGACCGGCGGGGAGCGAATCATCCTTGATAAGGATTTTTTTATAAAAAAGCACGTCCCTGGCCTGACAAAGGAAATCTGTGAGAACAGCATTTATGAATATATTGAAAATGTCTTGAAGCTGAAGATTTCGTTTGCCAGGAAGGAAATCACAGTCGAGGAATGCACGGATGAGGACCGGAAGTATCTTGATCTGAACGGCACCGATCATGTGGTCGTAGTTCGCAATCATGTTTTCCTTGATAATGCCATCCTGATAGAATATACCGAATCTAGGCATCGCCTGGATAAATTCCAGTTTGTTGACTTCGCAAGGCGAAGTAAATAG
- a CDS encoding PDZ domain-containing protein, with product MIEQWGIEVLKGIGRMFLHPVFYYVFFLAAVLGVSRVKRERKNFHIRAKDAYFELRQLVPAGLAAGLVLSVAAIGLGLAVPVASLFLIAAFTLLFSLTGNMRLVGPAYTIGAAFFALAILGGVSVNFPFIQGAFEEADDKIYPSVAILLSLLVIVEGFLILKRGSYATSPKLRTSKRGQIVGVHEARRLWLLPVFLLIPGSTLSLPFEWWPVFTLGGETYSLFLVPFAIGMHQQVSGMHPKDAIKSQGRKVIKLGIVVLIIAAAGYWYPMAAVVATALAILGREALALFQKLKEDGMPFYFSRKNNGLMILGIIPNSPAEKMGLKVGELISKVNGTPVHDEQEFYEALQHNRAQCRLEVFDTNNQIRFVQRALYEGDHHELGILFVHDEKKWGDKAVSV from the coding sequence ATGATTGAGCAATGGGGTATTGAGGTGCTAAAGGGGATAGGTAGGATGTTTCTGCATCCTGTCTTCTACTACGTGTTTTTCCTGGCTGCGGTTCTTGGAGTAAGCCGAGTGAAACGCGAGCGGAAGAACTTCCACATCCGCGCCAAGGATGCTTACTTCGAGCTGCGCCAATTGGTCCCTGCCGGCCTTGCCGCGGGACTGGTGCTTTCAGTTGCGGCAATTGGGTTGGGTCTTGCGGTTCCAGTTGCATCGCTTTTCCTGATTGCGGCATTCACACTGCTGTTCAGCCTGACAGGTAATATGAGGCTAGTTGGGCCTGCGTATACAATTGGGGCGGCATTCTTTGCGCTTGCCATTCTTGGCGGAGTCAGCGTCAACTTCCCGTTTATCCAGGGAGCATTTGAGGAAGCCGATGATAAAATTTATCCTTCCGTAGCCATCCTGCTTTCCCTGCTAGTGATTGTTGAAGGGTTTTTGATTTTAAAAAGAGGAAGCTATGCAACGTCGCCAAAGTTACGAACAAGCAAACGCGGCCAGATAGTTGGCGTCCATGAGGCAAGAAGGCTCTGGCTGCTGCCCGTATTCCTGCTAATCCCGGGAAGCACACTGAGCCTGCCTTTCGAATGGTGGCCGGTGTTCACGCTTGGCGGGGAAACATACTCGCTATTTTTAGTGCCATTTGCAATTGGCATGCACCAGCAAGTATCTGGCATGCACCCGAAAGATGCAATCAAATCCCAGGGGAGAAAGGTTATTAAACTAGGGATTGTTGTTCTGATTATAGCTGCTGCGGGGTATTGGTATCCTATGGCTGCAGTCGTAGCTACAGCCCTTGCCATCCTAGGACGCGAAGCGCTTGCTCTTTTCCAAAAGCTAAAGGAAGACGGAATGCCTTTTTATTTTTCCCGAAAAAATAATGGTTTGATGATCCTCGGTATCATTCCCAACTCTCCAGCTGAAAAAATGGGCCTTAAGGTCGGTGAACTGATCAGTAAGGTGAACGGGACCCCTGTCCATGATGAACAGGAATTCTATGAAGCTCTGCAGCATAACCGTGCCCAGTGCCGGCTTGAAGTGTTTGACACCAACAACCAAATCCGATTCGTGCAGCGTGCCCTTTACGAAGGCGACCATCACGAGCTTGGCATCCTTTTCGTCCATGACGAGAAAAAATGGGGAGATAAAGCGGTATCGGTGTAA
- a CDS encoding response regulator transcription factor, giving the protein MKKVILIDDEERMLDLISLYLMPKGYRCIKFTSPLAALDYLETEGADLVLLDVMMPEMDGWETCREIRRHWDIPIIMLTARTEKSDIVKGLKLGADDYVQKPFDEEELIARLEAVLRRKGPSNNTLSFKGLVLNQDSFELSFEGKPVSLTPKEFAMLSLFMQNKNKVFSREHLLTTIWGHSVVTEDRTIDSHVRNLRDKLRKAGFPVNEYLSTVWGVGYKWSE; this is encoded by the coding sequence TTGAAAAAAGTAATTTTAATCGATGACGAAGAAAGGATGCTTGATTTAATCTCCTTGTATTTAATGCCGAAGGGCTACAGGTGTATTAAGTTCACTTCCCCCTTAGCCGCATTGGACTACTTGGAAACGGAAGGGGCTGACTTGGTCCTTCTCGATGTTATGATGCCTGAGATGGACGGATGGGAAACATGCCGGGAAATAAGGCGTCATTGGGACATTCCAATCATCATGTTGACAGCAAGAACCGAGAAATCGGATATTGTTAAAGGCCTTAAGCTTGGGGCTGACGACTATGTCCAGAAGCCGTTCGATGAAGAGGAACTTATTGCAAGGCTTGAAGCTGTACTAAGAAGGAAAGGCCCTTCAAACAATACTCTGTCATTCAAGGGATTGGTGCTAAATCAGGATTCTTTCGAACTATCTTTTGAAGGCAAGCCAGTCTCCTTAACCCCGAAGGAATTCGCCATGCTGAGTTTGTTTATGCAGAATAAAAACAAAGTCTTCTCGCGGGAGCACCTGTTAACAACAATTTGGGGCCATTCAGTTGTAACGGAAGATAGGACAATCGATTCCCATGTTAGAAACCTGCGTGATAAGTTGAGAAAAGCCGGATTTCCCGTTAACGAATATTTGTCAACCGTGTGGGGCGTCGGATACAAATGGTCAGAATAA